Within Paenibacillus albicereus, the genomic segment TATTCCGCTTCGCGTCGCTGTTCGTCATCTCGTTCCTGGTCGACGTCTGGCAGGTGCAGGCGATCGGCGCGCTCTACCTGCTGTTCATCGCCGCCAACCACATCTTCCGCAAGGTCATCGTCAAGAGGGCGAAGCAGGAAGTCGAACCGCACACGGCCAACGAGCCGAAGAAATCCGGCTTCTGGGGCACCGTCATCAAAGTCGAGCTCGCCGACATCGCTTTCGCCGTCGACTCCATCCTGGCGGCCGTCGCGCTTGCCGTCGCCTTGCCGGAGACGACGCTGCCCAAGATCGGCGGCATGGACGGCGGCCACTTCGTCGTCATCTTCCTCGGCGGATTCATCGGCCTGCTGATCATGCGCTTCGCGGCCAACGCCTTCGTCAAGCTGCTGGAGGCGCGGCCGTCGCTCGAGATCGCGGCGTTCGTCATCGTCGGCTGGGTCGGCGTCAAGCTCGCGGTGCATACGCTGTCGCATCCTTCGCTGCATGTCATCCCGCATGACTTCGCCGAGTCGACCGGCTGGAAGCTCGTGTTCTACGGCGTCCTGGTCGCGATCGCCGTCACCGGCTGGTTCATGTCGGGCCGCAAGACCGGCAAGCAAGACGAAGCGAAGCCGGTACCGGCCGAGTTTCCGGAATAAGCTTT encodes:
- a CDS encoding TerC family protein, encoding MDFALLMEYGWVLLVLIALEGLLAADNALVLAIMVKHLPDEQRKKALFYGLAGAFVFRFASLFVISFLVDVWQVQAIGALYLLFIAANHIFRKVIVKRAKQEVEPHTANEPKKSGFWGTVIKVELADIAFAVDSILAAVALAVALPETTLPKIGGMDGGHFVVIFLGGFIGLLIMRFAANAFVKLLEARPSLEIAAFVIVGWVGVKLAVHTLSHPSLHVIPHDFAESTGWKLVFYGVLVAIAVTGWFMSGRKTGKQDEAKPVPAEFPE